In Solanum pennellii chromosome 7, SPENNV200, the following are encoded in one genomic region:
- the LOC107024268 gene encoding probable polyamine oxidase 5, protein MVIKKAKVIIIGAGMAGLTAANKLYTTAGCKDLLDLCVVEGGNRIGGRINTSEFGGDRIELGATWIHGIGGSPVYEIAQQINSLQSEQPWECMDGLLETEAITIAEDGYVLDSSFVEPISNLFNKLMDISQSKLVTQNEIPNVMSVGSFLRRGLDAYWDEHVDELEGLDKRRKRSLEQGIFAMFESIQRTYTSANDLEMLDFNAEKEYCMFPGEEITIAKGYLSVIESLASVLPPGLIQLGRKVTMIEWQPDELLEIENGTNKPPVKLHFVDGSIMYADHVIVTVSLGVLKQGIREDSGMFNPPLASFKTEAITRLGFGVVNKVFLKLTSIPDGINFPYLQMVFHNESEQNPKIPWWMRRTANLCPIYGNSNVLLSWFVGKEALEVESLSDEEIVDGFSKTISSFLINSHSDAESMFKVEKVLKSQWGNDPLFLGSYSYVAIESSGDDLDAMAEPLPKKITSLHDSNVSPPPLQILFAGEATHRTHYSTTHGAYFSGIREANRLLQHYHCIDI, encoded by the coding sequence ATGGTTATCAAGAAAGCAAAAGTAATTATAATTGGAGCAGGAATGGCTGGTCTGACTGCTGCTAACAAACTTTATACAACAGCAGGGTGTAAAGATTTGTTAGATTTGTGTGTAGTTGAAGGTGGTAATAGAATTGGTGGAAGAATTAACACATCAGAGTTTGGTGGTGACAGAATTGAGCTTGGTGCTACTTGGATCCATGGAATTGGAGGTAGCCCTGTTTACGAGATTGCTCAACAAATAAATTCATTGCAATCTGAGCAGCCATGGGAGTGTATGGATGGGCTTTTGGAAACTGAAGCAATCACAATAGCAGAAGATGGGTACGTGCTTGATTCTTCTTTTGTTGAACCCATATCCAATCTTTTCAACAAACTTATGGATATTTCTCAATCGAAATTAGTTACTCAAAATGAAATACCTAATGTGATGAGTGTTGGTTCTTTTCTTCGGAGGGGTCTTGATGCTTATTGGGATGAACATGTTGATGAACTCGAAGGGTTAGATAAACGGAGAAAAAGATCACTTGAACAAGGCATTTTTGCCATGTTTGAGAGTATCCAAAGGACTTATACATCAGCTAATGATTTAGAAATGCTAGATTTCAATGCAGAAAAAGAGTATTGCATGTTTCCAGGAGAAGAAATAACAATTGCCAAAGGCTATTTATCTGTTATTGAATCTTTGGCCTCTGTTTTACCGCCTGGTTTGATTCAATTAGGCCGAAAAGTCACAATGATTGAGTGGCAGCCTGATGAGTTATTAGAAATTGAAAATGGTACCAATAAGCCACCAGTGAAGCTACATTTCGTTGATGGATCAATTATGTATGCGGATCATGTCATTGTTACAGTCTCACTTGGTGTTTTGAAACAGGGGATTCGGGAAGATTCTGGTATGTTTAATCCCCCACTTGCTAGTTTCAAGACAGAAGCAATCACAAGGCTTGGTTTTGGTGTTGTCAACAAGGTATTCTTGAAACTAACTTCCATCCCCGATGGCATAAACTTTCCTTACCTACAGATGGTGTTTCATAATGAGTCTGAACAAAACCCGAAAATCCCTTGGTGGATGAGGAGGACAGCTAATTTGTGTCCAATATATGGCAACTCAAACGTGTTATTATCATGGTTTGTAGGCAAAGAAGCTCTTGAGGTGGAATCTCTTAGTGATGAGGAGATCGTTGATGGGTTCTCAAAAACTATCTCTAGCTTCCTAATAAACTCACATTCTGATGCAGAAAGTATGTTTAAAGTTGAAAAGGTGTTAAAGAGTCAATGGGGAAACGATCCACTCTTCTTGGGTTCGTATAGTTATGTAGCAATTGAATCTAGTGGAGACGATTTGGATGCTATGGCTGAGCCGTTACCAAAAAAGATCACTAGCCTTCATGATTCAAATGTTTCACCTCCGCCACTTCAAATTCTGTTTGCAGGGGAAGCAACACATCGAACACACTATTCAACAACTCATGGTGCTTACTTTAGCGGCATTAGAGAAGCTAATAGGCTTCTTCAACACTATCattgcattgatatatga